One window from the genome of Eublepharis macularius isolate TG4126 chromosome 15, MPM_Emac_v1.0, whole genome shotgun sequence encodes:
- the LOC129342893 gene encoding uncharacterized protein LOC129342893, with translation MMLIWKAAGRPRCQERPHDEIICERAVKIEETSSEDDENSETVAVESSSAAESDAQAYAPLGVTTEDPAKINTAAFPQASERERTDDSGSHRLETEETVIVISSGNSHEEATDDMTAPETIMPGDVSPQPSTSASLATHSGAAVRKYAMSAEHKLRIIVETTSSDAEDEDRNAVEEGRTEDAEGTPVLSFSPGDTSAGGLRDMMQNKDQSADIGEIYRSMRGIQSLCLSIMGRYHERICRLERNNRSLHKELSSLKEKVSALERGHRSSGSEQSGDDKKN, from the exons ATGATGCTAATCTGGAAGGCGGCAGGGAGGCCTCGATGTCAAGAAAGACCTCATGATG AGATTATCTGTGAAAGAGCAGTCAAGATTGAAGAAACTTCATCTGAGGATGATGAGAATTCAGAAACTGTTGCAGTGGAATCATCAAGTGCAGCAGAATCTGATGCGCAAGCCTATGCACCTCTTGGAGTGACAACTGAAGACCCAGCAAAGATCAATACAGCAGCATTTCCTCAAG cttcagagagagaaagaacagatgaCAGTGGATCTCATCGCCTCGAAACTGAAGAAACCGTAATCGTTATATCTTCCGGCAATAGTCACGAAGAAGCAACTGATGACATGACTGCTCCTGAAACCATAATGCCCGGAGATGTATCTCCACAACCGAGTACCTCAG cttcTTTAGCAACACACAGTGGTGCCGCAGTGAGAAAGTATGCCATGAGCGCTGAGCACAAACTTCGCATAATTGTAGAAACAACTTCTTCTGATGCTGAGGATGAGGACAGAAACGCCGTTGAGGAAGGCAGAACCGAGGATGCAGAGGGAACTCCAGTTCTCTCATTTTCCCCAG GTGATACTTCAGCGGGAGGTTTGCGTGACATGATGCAAAATAAAGACCAATCCGCCGATATTGGCGAGATCTATCGTAGTATGCGGGGAATACAATCTCTATGTCTATCAATAA TGGGAAGATACCATGAAAGAATATGCCGATTGGAGAGAAACAATAGAAGCCTTCACAAAGAACTGAGTTCTCTAAAGGAAAAGGTTTCTGCACTTGAGCGAGGTCATCGTAGCTCAGGATCAGAGCAATCAGGAGATGACAAGAAGAATTAG